Proteins from a genomic interval of Microbacterium imperiale:
- a CDS encoding ROK family transcriptional regulator: MRRGSNLPAVGTYNQTLVLDLIRRAPAGISRIELAARTGLSPQTLSNVARRLVAEGWVREGTPVASGPGKPRTPLQLDPSARCAVGIHLDPAVDTFVVVDLLGEVVAHAERTPRQDGSADDIVADLARAVDDLLAEAGRDRRSVLGVGVAAPGPLDADRGLLFEPPLLPAAWHQLAVGPRLSAATGLTTTLEKDVVAAMVGELWRDASQELQDSIFFYYGAGVGAGLAVDGTPIRGRTGNAGDIAHLVVEPGGPVCGCSQRGCLGVAISPERLLVDAGIVAPGHPIAAPALRGHLRALAARAAAGDERARRAAEHAGASLARAVVQINNLLDADVVVVGGPLWSLLSPTAAPALNRGVADSTETATLGGIRVLDSRLASEAAAVGAACLVLDAAMTARPTDLMIADSPV, translated from the coding sequence ATGAGACGCGGCTCGAACCTGCCGGCGGTCGGCACATACAACCAGACGCTCGTGCTGGACCTGATCCGTCGCGCCCCCGCGGGCATCAGCCGCATCGAGCTCGCCGCCCGCACGGGGCTGTCGCCGCAGACGCTCAGCAACGTCGCTCGCCGCCTCGTCGCCGAGGGCTGGGTGCGCGAGGGCACGCCCGTCGCATCGGGGCCGGGCAAGCCACGCACGCCGCTGCAGCTCGACCCCTCGGCCCGGTGCGCCGTCGGCATCCACCTCGACCCGGCCGTCGACACCTTCGTCGTCGTCGACCTGCTGGGCGAGGTCGTCGCGCACGCCGAGCGGACGCCGCGTCAGGACGGCAGCGCCGACGACATCGTCGCCGACCTGGCTCGCGCCGTCGACGACCTGCTGGCCGAGGCCGGCCGTGACCGCCGGTCGGTGCTGGGCGTCGGCGTCGCGGCGCCCGGCCCCCTCGACGCCGACCGCGGGCTGCTGTTCGAGCCGCCGCTGCTGCCGGCGGCATGGCACCAGCTCGCCGTGGGGCCCCGGCTGAGCGCCGCCACCGGCCTGACCACGACCCTCGAGAAGGACGTCGTGGCGGCGATGGTCGGCGAGCTGTGGCGCGACGCGTCGCAAGAACTGCAGGACTCGATCTTCTTCTACTACGGCGCCGGTGTGGGCGCCGGCCTCGCCGTCGACGGCACGCCCATCCGGGGTCGCACCGGTAACGCCGGCGACATCGCGCACCTCGTCGTCGAGCCGGGAGGACCGGTGTGCGGGTGCAGCCAGCGCGGGTGTCTCGGCGTCGCGATCTCGCCCGAACGGCTGCTCGTCGACGCCGGCATCGTCGCGCCGGGGCACCCGATCGCGGCTCCGGCCCTGCGCGGCCACCTGCGCGCTCTCGCCGCGCGCGCCGCCGCCGGCGACGAACGTGCTCGTCGCGCCGCCGAGCACGCCGGCGCGAGCCTCGCCCGCGCGGTCGTGCAGATCAACAATCTGCTCGACGCCGACGTCGTCGTCGTCGGCGGTCCGCTGTGGAGCCTGCTGTCGCCGACGGCGGCCCCCGCCCTCAATCGCGGCGTCGCCGACAGCACCGAGACCGCGACCCTCGGCGGCATCCGCGTACTCGACAGCCGGCTCGCGTCGGAGGCCGCCGCCGTCGGTGCGGCCTGCCTCGTGCTCGACGCGGCGATGACGGCACGTCCGACCGATCTGATGATCGCCGACAGCCCGGTCTGA